One genomic region from Xyrauchen texanus isolate HMW12.3.18 chromosome 16, RBS_HiC_50CHRs, whole genome shotgun sequence encodes:
- the nkl.2 gene encoding NK-lysin tandem duplicate 2 yields the protein MFRNIILVTLLAYSVCAVHWEIREVDSAEDQLEEIPDDSVMKQNLLNKCSICTSIIKKVKKTISSKTTPDEIKEKLNNTCKKFLLFKSQCNRFNKYLSTLIDELHTADGPKTICTRIHFCKSPPPIKEFIFVSDQAFDNL from the exons ATGTTCCGGAACATCATTCTTGTCACCTTACTCGCATACTCAG TGTGTGCAGTTCACTGGGAGATTCGTGAAGTGGATTCTGCAGAGGACCAACTTGAAGAGATTCCT GATGACAGTGTGATGAAACAAAATCTTCTTAACAAGTGCTCGATATGTACATCCATCATAAAGAAAGTGAAAAAAACAATCTCCTCCAAAACAACACCG GATGAAATCAAAGAGAAGCTGAACAACACCTGCAAAAAATTCCTCCTCTTTAAATCTCAGTGCAATCGTTTTAACAAATATTTGAGCACTTTGATTGACGAGCTGCACACCGCTGATGGCCCAAAAACCATCTGTACTAGAATTCATTTCTGCAA GTCACCACCGCCCATAAAGGAGTTCATTTTTGTATCTGATCAAGCTTTTGACAATCTCTGA